In Candidatus Melainabacteria bacterium, the genomic window AAATACCCTAAAAATTGTGAGGTTGTTGTAGAACCTCTAATTTCTTTTAAAAAGCCTGATTTTATTATCTTTTTTAACTTGCTCTTTAAAGACCCAAATATTTTCTAAACCTAAATCTATATATTCTAATAAATATGATCTCTGTTTTAATTCATCTAAAACTTTTTCTAGCTTTAAAATTTTTTCAAATAAATCTGGGTTTATCTTGCCTGCTTTAATCTTAAAACCTGACTCAGTATAAATCTCTAATTGATTTTCATCATCAATAAGTAATCTACTAATTAAAAGTTTATATCTTTCTTGAAGAACTTCAACTATTTTTTTTACTAAGACAAGCTCATCTTTTTTTAAAGAAGAAATATTATTACCAGATACTGTAATCATTTTTTTTGGTAAC contains:
- a CDS encoding cell division protein FtsQ; amino-acid sequence: MPSKKPLVVEVVKNKIVDDIDKVCICRKVEELILNKNFFLISPRHLSQKLLESIPFLQKVVVRKYLIPEYRLIIYVKEKPVWATSGDFKLISDDGEVGSSDCLNLSLLPKKMITVSGNNISSLKKDELVLVKKIVEVLQERYKLLISRLLIDDENQLEIYTESGFKIKAGKINPDLFEKILKLEKVLDELKQRSYLLEYIDLGLENIWVFKEQVKKDNKIRLFKRN